In Sphingomonas sp. JUb134, the sequence TCCAGCGTCTTGAACTGGCACGCCCAGCCGGAGACGATCAGGAACACCGCCCGCGGCACTGCCCCCTCGGCGATGATGTCCCGCCGGGCGTGTGCCAGTCGGATCGGCAGCGCGAGCATCTGCTGGAGTGCCGCTTCGTCTTCGGGCGTCAGGCGTGCATAGTTGCCGAGGCGGCGGATCAACATCATTCCACCGCTGTGATGTCCGTCGTGCACCCATGCTCCCCTTGCTGCGGGGAAGCGGCTTACCGGCGGTCCGTGAAGCGGTAACTCATCTATGTTATTCGTCTTGGCGGAGTTGCGGAACCGCACGGCTCCGCTGCCGCGCCCGCCGACCTGCGCCCCTGCTTGCGGGTGCTTCAGCAAAGCCTGCGGGGCTATCGGGCCTGATCCCCCAGAAGCCAGGCGAAGGCATGGCGGAGGTGCTGGGCACCGTGCCCCGCAAACACCGCCCCATGGGCAACGACCACCCGCTCCGGATCGAGGTCGATGAGCCCGCGGATCTTTGTCGCCGCCTCGTCCCCGTTCCAGCGGATCAGCACGCGCAGATAGCGTGCGGTGGTCCCGTCGGTCGCACCCGCTGCCGCCATCGCCGCGCGGGTGAAGGGCGGCAGCTTCTCGGGCTGAAGGTTCTCGATCAGGTCGACCAGCAACAGCGTGCGGCTGGCCTTGTGGAAGAAATAGGCTTCGCGGAAACCCGCTGCGCCCGGCACGATCCCCTGCTCCAGCTCGGCAGACCACAGTTCCTCCGCCGCGTCCTGCAGGTCCCGGTCGATCCGCACGCCCGAATTGCGCACCTGGCGCCGGTCCCGAAGCCCCGGCACGCCCCAGGTCGTCGCGTCCGGATAGGCTTCCTGCCACGACTTCAGGAACGTCCAGTGCGCGATGTTCGGCGCGACCAGGTGCCGGATCGGCCCGATCGCCTCCAGCGCCTTGGCGAGTGCCGGCGTGTAGCGGATCGGGGAGTGGAGCCAAAGGTCACCGTTCCCCAGCCGCACCACCGTCATGCGCACCGGCAGGGTGATGCCCATGGGCGCGATCGGCGCCCCGTCGACGACCCAGATGTCTTTCGCGAGCGGCTTGGGCGTGTCGAGCGGCGGATAGGCGACCTCGCGGTCCCCATGCTCGTGCGCCGAGAGGCGGCGATAGGCGAGCCCGACGGCAGCAGCGCCCAAAGCGACGCCCGCCCCGATCTTCCAGGCGCGTCCGGATCGGCCGGCCGCAGCGGCCCCGCTCGCATCGGCGGC encodes:
- a CDS encoding DUF4336 domain-containing protein, whose product is MNAERTTHAAADASGAAAAGRSGRAWKIGAGVALGAAAVGLAYRRLSAHEHGDREVAYPPLDTPKPLAKDIWVVDGAPIAPMGITLPVRMTVVRLGNGDLWLHSPIRYTPALAKALEAIGPIRHLVAPNIAHWTFLKSWQEAYPDATTWGVPGLRDRRQVRNSGVRIDRDLQDAAEELWSAELEQGIVPGAAGFREAYFFHKASRTLLLVDLIENLQPEKLPPFTRAAMAAAGATDGTTARYLRVLIRWNGDEAATKIRGLIDLDPERVVVAHGAVFAGHGAQHLRHAFAWLLGDQAR